In Lentimicrobium sp. L6, the sequence CCGCAACACTGATGCGGATTTTTCATTTTCAGATTTCTGCAACGCTGATGCGGATTTGTCTACTTCCGAAATTACAAACTTGTATGTGAGATAAAAATTTCTCATTCGCTCAAGGTTATAAACCGAATATCCTTTCCCAAAATCTTTTGTAAGTCTTTGAGAAAGCTCCTTCAGAATCGATTTTCCGTATTCAGCTCTTTCTTCTCCATGTTGTTCATCTTCAACAATCAATCTACCAACTTCAAAGTATGTGATTACAATGGTTTGATTAACTGTAGTGGCAACATGTTTTTTTGCATTGGCAAGTAATTCAGAAATCCTGCCATATAATTGATTGTTTGAATTTGTCAAGTTTGTATTATCCATACCGCTAAATTAGCAATTATCCAACTTAAAGAATTGCACTTTGGGCTTTAATTATTCACACGCCAAATGAATCCAATATTTTCAAGTTTACTCTTTTTGTCTTCGGTTATCGTTTCTTCTTTGTAATATCTTCTTTGGGTACGAACCCAAGTTGCCAGTTGTTGATTCTCTTTGAATCTTACTGGAACTTGGCAATTTCCATGTTTATCTTTATAAGCTAGCAGTTCTTCAAATCGCTCATCCCATGATTTTTGATTTTCTAAGGGTTTTGGAAATTCAAAACCGATTTCTTCGAATGCTTTGATTTTTTCATCTTCCAATTTGTCAGTCCGTTTCAAGGTTTTCTGATAATAGAGCCAACTTGAAAGAGCTTGATTTATTGGGTATTTCTTTGGGACAATAAAATCGCCATGTATTCTATGATATTCTTTAAGCATTTCCAACATCTCGTACCAGCTTGCAGAATTTTTCTTTCGTGGTTTTCTCTCTT encodes:
- a CDS encoding DUF1016 N-terminal domain-containing protein, whose translation is MDNTNLTNSNNQLYGRISELLANAKKHVATTVNQTIVITYFEVGRLIVEDEQHGEERAEYGKSILKELSQRLTKDFGKGYSVYNLERMRNFYLTYKFVISEVDKSASALQKSENEKSASVLRKSVSPFKLSWSHYLQLIKIDNIEERKFYEIEASNNNWSVREFERQYESSLYERLVLSRDKKGVKELSTKGQVITKPIDTIKEPYVLDFLGLKEHNEYSESDLETAIINKLEHFLK